A genome region from Choloepus didactylus isolate mChoDid1 chromosome 12, mChoDid1.pri, whole genome shotgun sequence includes the following:
- the AMER2 gene encoding APC membrane recruitment protein 2 produces the protein MDLHCDCAAETPAAEPPAAKINKAAFKLFKKRKSGGTMPSIFGVKNKGDGKSSGKTGMVRSKTHDGLAEVLVLESGKKEDPSGGPQGGGGGGSRGDQLSPDAPRAAATGVGSLANSSVAKSHSFFSLLKKNGRSENGRGEPAEANKAGGKQKRGLKGIFHSMRWHKKDKRGKEEDKEEPAAVQGSLILPGSLTASLECVKPETPRPPDQAGDPSKDSPRDPAGELRGGEEVAAPAPAAPARKSGEPVSPGVRNHRDPRGQIAAGEKPPGPPEPGAGEVQPAEDASGTGDVLIKTVPLVDSEGGSGRESAAPDPSSIDPPSEPSIDRICLMFSDVTSLKSFDSLTGCGDIIADQEEEAGAGCDKSAPGPGKPVLSKKTPGMVAYQGGGEEMASPDEVDDTYLQEFWDMLSQTEDQGQGPQEVAAPEAKAGPEASKDARCAQAARDVSSVKRRRLSRIPVELQPKEEPKRPEKEQQEGVPNSDEGYWDSTTPGPEEDGAGSGKKAGLPRDSCSGDALYDLDADPEDAPPALPAHEETWSGLSRLKPVSPSTITCPLRTPGSLLKDSKIPVSVKHLASLPSSHPVAQPQPARSELRRTKIPVSKVLVRKVSGRGLAGTTLRAAACHDSTKKL, from the coding sequence ATGGACTTGCATTGTGACTGTGCTGCCGAAACCCCGGCCGCCGAGCCGCCGGCCGCCAAGATTAATAAAGCCGCCTTCAAACTGTTCAAGAAGAGGAAATCGGGGGGCACCATGCCCAGCATTTTCGGGGTCAAAAACAAAGGGGACGGGAAGAGCTCGGGCAAGACCGGGATGGTGAGGAGCAAGACGCACGACGGCTTGGCCGAGGTGCTGGTGCTGGAGAGCGGCAAGAAGGAGGACCCCAGCGGGGGACCCCAGGGCGGCGGTGGCGGTGGCAGCCGCGGGGACCAGCTCAGCCCCGATGCGCCCAGGGCCGCCGCCACCGGCGTGGGCTCTCTGGCTAACAGCTCGGTGGCCAAGTCCCACAGCTTCTTCTCCCTTCTGAAAAAGAACGGGCGGTCTGAGAACGGCAGAGGGGAGCCTGCGGAGGCAAACAAGGCTGGCGGCAAACAAAAGAGGGGACTGAAGGGGATCTTCCACAGCATGCGCTGGCACAAGAAGGACAAGCGCGGCAAGGAGGAGGACAAGGAGGAGCCGGCCGCCGTCCAGGGCAGCCTGATCCTGCCCGGGTCCCTCACGGCCAGCTTGGAGTGCGTCAAGCCGGAGACGCCCAGGCCCCCGGACCAGGCTGGAGACCCCAGCAAGGACAGTCCGAGAGACCCCGCAGGTGAGCTCCGAGGGGGAGAGGAGGTGGCCGCCCCGGCGCCTGCGGCTCCAGCCAGGAAgtccggagagcccgtgagcccCGGGGTGCGGAACCACAGAGACCCCCGGGGCCAGATCGCTGCGGGGGAGAAGCCCCCGGGACCCCCCGAGCCTGGGGCCGGCGAGGTGCAGCCGGCCGAGGACGCCTCCGGAACAGGTGACGTTCTGATAAAGACGGTCCCCCTTGTTGACTCTGAAGGTGGCAGTGGCCGCGAGTCTGCTGCCCCCGACCCTTCCTCTATTGATCCGCCCTCAGAGCCATCGATTGATCGTATTTGTTTGATGTTTTCTGACGTGACTTCACTGAAAAGCTTTGACTCTCTTACAGGCTGTGGAGATATTATTGCAGACCAAGAGGAGGAGGCAGGTGCCGGCTGTGACAAGAGCGCCCCTGGGCCGGGCAAGCCAGTGCTCTCCAAAAAGACCCCCGGCATGGTGGCCTACCAAGGCGGCGGGGAGGAGATGGCAAGCCCGGACGAGGTGGACGACACCTACCTCCAGGAGTTCTGGGACATGCTCTCCCAGACCGAAGATCAAGGGCAAGGGCCCCAGGAGGTCGCGGCGCCGGAGGCCAAGGCGGGACCCGAGGCCTCCAAAGACGCCCGGTGCGCGCAAGCGGCCAGGGACGTGTCCTCGGTCAAGCGCAGGAGGCTCAGCCGGATCCCCGTCGAGCTCCAGCCGAAGGAGGAGCCCAAGCGCCCCGAGAAGGAGCAGCAGGAAGGCGTCCCCAACAGCGACGAGGGCTACTGGGATTCCACCACCCCGGGCCCCGAGGAGGACGGCGCGGGCAGCGGGAAGAAGGCGGGCCTGCCTCGGGACAGCTGCAGCGGCGACGCCCTCTATGACCTGGACGCCGACCCCGAGGACGCGCCGCCGGCCCTGCCCGCCCACGAGGAGACGTGGTCCGGCCTGTCGCGGTTAAAGCCGGTGTCTCCCAGCACCATCACCTGTCCCTTGAGAACGCCGGGCAGCTTGCTGAAGGACTCCAAAATCCCCGTTAGTGTCAAGCACCTGGCGAGCCTTCCGTCCAGCCATCCCGTGGCGCAGCCGCAGCCAGCCAGGAGCGAGCTGCGCAGAACAAAGATCCCCGTGTCCAAGGTGCTGGTCCGCAAGGTCAGCGGCCGGGGCCTGGCCGGGACCACCCTGCGGGCGGCCGCCTGCCACGACAGCACCAAAAAGTTGTGA